From the genome of Fusobacterium varium, one region includes:
- the bmrR_3 gene encoding Multidrug-efflux transporter 1 regulator: MQKYFLIGEISELLKIPRSTLRYYDREGIISPKFRKENNYRYYTRAQIITIKKISTMRKLGLTLDEIKIFFNEKGDEREKEKKDEILIETVLERINEDIEKLKMVKKDLEMHLERMKKSSNISIGIPFIEEIKNVKGIKVYEKENRETLTFPNKKTLELINEYDGKILFYITKKKLNEIDDINILGSGYIVVKGDKKVEEVILKKGRYACVYLKGNHFENKISIKKFLDWIDKNNLKKLNDDINIIIEPGNLSIKKREDIFFKVSILIK, translated from the coding sequence ATGCAAAAGTATTTTTTGATTGGAGAAATCTCTGAACTTCTTAAAATTCCACGTTCAACATTGAGATATTATGATAGAGAAGGTATTATTTCCCCTAAATTTAGAAAAGAAAATAATTACAGATATTATACAAGAGCTCAAATAATAACGATAAAAAAAATAAGCACAATGAGAAAATTAGGTCTTACTTTAGATGAAATTAAAATCTTTTTTAATGAAAAAGGAGATGAAAGAGAAAAAGAAAAGAAAGATGAAATATTAATAGAAACCGTTTTAGAAAGAATCAATGAAGATATAGAAAAATTAAAAATGGTAAAAAAAGATTTAGAGATGCATCTTGAAAGAATGAAAAAAAGTTCAAATATATCTATTGGAATTCCTTTTATAGAAGAAATTAAAAATGTCAAAGGTATAAAAGTATATGAAAAAGAAAATCGTGAAACTCTTACTTTTCCTAACAAAAAAACATTAGAATTAATCAATGAGTATGATGGAAAAATCTTATTTTATATAACTAAAAAGAAATTGAATGAAATAGATGATATAAATATCCTTGGTTCAGGATATATTGTTGTAAAGGGTGATAAAAAAGTCGAAGAAGTTATTTTAAAAAAAGGCAGATATGCCTGTGTTTATTTAAAAGGAAATCATTTTGAAAATAAAATTTCTATAAAAAAATTTCTTGACTGGATAGATAAAAATAACTTAAAAAAATTAAATGATGATATAAATATCATAATTGAACCTGGAAATTTGAGCATAAAAAAAAGAGAGGATATTTTCTTCAAGGTAAGTATACTTATTAAATAA
- the atpE_1 gene encoding Lipid-binding protein codes for MDLALMMSKIMNFFLHLNVSTMKAIVLGASAIGAGCAMIAGLGAGIGEGYAAGKAVEAVVKIPEQKGNIITTMILGQAVAESTGIFALVVALILLYANPMLEVFD; via the coding sequence ATGGATTTAGCATTGATGATGAGTAAAATTATGAACTTTTTCTTACATTTGAACGTTTCTACTATGAAAGCAATAGTACTGGGGGCGTCAGCTATAGGTGCTGGTTGTGCAATGATAGCTGGACTAGGAGCAGGAATAGGAGAGGGGTATGCAGCTGGAAAAGCAGTGGAGGCAGTTGTAAAAATTCCTGAACAAAAGGGAAATATTATAACTACGATGATATTAGGACAGGCAGTTGCTGAATCAACAGGGATATTTGCACTTGTAGTAGCACTTATTCTTTTATATGCAAATCCAATGTTAGAAGTTTTTGATTAA
- the mprF gene encoding Phosphatidylglycerol lysyltransferase: MYNKSRYDKLKYLLEIGIFCVVIYFIHKEMKIYSIKDVKESLRAIKSGYVVLGIGIVIIDYFLLTMYDVLAFKNEKLQLSNLKIIFTSFISYAFANSIGLSGLTGSGLRINLYSLWNVPYKSIIKVIKFCYVSFWVGLLWVGGLFLTFEPVDLTRFNFYFDTTKEVGIILLIIAASYSAHKVFSKKKSLEISVFQILISLLDWILVSGLIYIFLPHSDTLTFIKFFPIFLSAQIIGVLSNLPGGIGAFDYVFLTLMGKYYPPSIIVAALIIFRLLYYIAPFGIAFVSYCIYKILLKRGELKNISIVLGKLIISLIPLLISILIFAAGIVLIISGSIPPLIYRIKILKDVLPVFTIKISHFLGSITGAVLLILAYGIKKRLNGAYYMTIIFLGAGIILSLLKGLEYEEAFFLGIILAIIIPLKKYFYRKTSIINEKFTLNWLVMIFLVAISSIYIGFFAYSKSDYMNEIWWKVAFNKEFPGFLRTTVGISATLIVFGVWKLFAPVNEIIETESIEVGEQIKKCLYFSDNPEGNLVLLNDKKVIFEDEEESFVMYGKSGRSYVAMGDPVGKPEKAGDSIWKFYELCRKNSKQPVFYEVSKDYLDYYLDVGLNFLKIGEEGIIDLKEFTLNIPQRKNIRYTYNKLNKENMTFEVIPKGEGIKYMKRLKEISDEWLESKKAKEKGFSLGYFDEEYLNNFPIAVLKKDNEIIAFANIMVTESKREAAVDLMRYLKSCISGTMEYLFIYIILWAKNEGYERFSLGMAPLSGMENRDIAPVWNKIGLFVFKNGESFYNFQGLKLFKNKFYPQWEPRYIAYSGVFSLPKVLKDVTLLISGGVKGLISK, from the coding sequence ATGTATAATAAAAGTAGATATGACAAACTTAAATATTTACTAGAAATAGGAATATTCTGTGTAGTGATATATTTTATTCATAAAGAGATGAAGATATACAGTATAAAAGATGTAAAAGAATCATTAAGAGCTATAAAGAGTGGATATGTAGTGCTTGGAATAGGGATAGTGATAATTGATTACTTTTTACTTACTATGTATGATGTATTGGCATTTAAAAATGAAAAATTGCAGTTATCTAATTTAAAAATAATATTTACCTCTTTTATAAGTTATGCATTTGCTAACTCTATAGGACTCTCAGGACTTACAGGATCAGGTCTAAGAATTAATTTATATTCTTTGTGGAATGTTCCTTATAAAAGTATAATAAAAGTAATAAAATTCTGTTATGTAAGTTTTTGGGTAGGACTTCTATGGGTAGGAGGTTTATTCCTTACATTTGAACCAGTAGATTTGACAAGATTTAATTTTTACTTTGATACAACAAAAGAGGTAGGAATTATTCTTTTGATAATAGCAGCATCATATTCAGCTCATAAAGTATTTTCTAAAAAGAAAAGTCTTGAAATATCTGTATTCCAAATATTGATATCACTTTTAGACTGGATACTTGTATCAGGGTTGATATATATTTTTCTTCCTCACAGTGATACTCTTACATTTATCAAATTTTTTCCAATATTTCTTAGTGCACAAATTATAGGGGTACTAAGTAATCTTCCTGGAGGAATAGGAGCTTTTGATTATGTATTTCTTACTTTGATGGGAAAATATTATCCTCCATCAATAATAGTGGCAGCTTTGATAATATTTAGGCTTCTTTATTATATAGCACCATTTGGAATAGCATTTGTATCTTACTGTATTTATAAAATATTATTAAAAAGAGGAGAGCTTAAGAATATATCAATAGTACTTGGAAAACTTATAATTTCTCTTATACCACTTCTTATATCTATATTGATATTTGCAGCAGGGATAGTACTTATAATATCTGGAAGTATTCCTCCTCTTATATATAGGATAAAAATATTGAAAGATGTATTGCCAGTGTTTACTATAAAAATATCACACTTCTTAGGAAGTATAACTGGGGCAGTACTCCTTATACTTGCTTATGGAATAAAGAAGAGGCTTAATGGAGCATATTATATGACAATAATATTTCTTGGGGCTGGGATAATTCTTTCATTATTAAAAGGTTTAGAATATGAGGAAGCTTTTTTCTTGGGAATAATATTGGCTATAATTATTCCGTTAAAAAAATATTTCTACAGAAAAACATCAATTATAAATGAGAAATTTACACTTAATTGGCTAGTAATGATATTTTTAGTTGCCATATCTAGTATCTATATAGGTTTTTTTGCATACAGCAAGTCAGATTATATGAATGAAATATGGTGGAAAGTAGCTTTTAATAAAGAATTTCCAGGTTTTCTAAGAACAACTGTGGGAATATCAGCTACTCTTATTGTATTTGGTGTATGGAAACTTTTTGCTCCTGTAAATGAAATAATTGAAACAGAAAGCATTGAGGTAGGTGAACAAATAAAAAAATGCCTTTATTTTTCAGATAATCCAGAAGGAAATCTGGTTCTTTTAAATGATAAGAAAGTCATATTTGAAGATGAAGAAGAGAGTTTTGTAATGTATGGTAAAAGTGGAAGAAGCTATGTAGCTATGGGAGATCCTGTTGGAAAACCTGAGAAGGCAGGGGATTCGATTTGGAAATTTTATGAATTATGCAGAAAAAATAGTAAACAGCCTGTATTTTATGAAGTTTCTAAAGATTATTTAGATTACTATCTTGATGTTGGATTGAATTTTTTAAAAATAGGAGAGGAAGGAATAATTGATCTTAAAGAATTTACATTGAATATTCCTCAAAGGAAAAATATAAGATATACATATAATAAACTTAATAAAGAAAATATGACATTTGAAGTTATTCCCAAGGGGGAAGGTATAAAATATATGAAAAGGCTGAAAGAAATATCTGATGAATGGCTGGAAAGTAAAAAGGCTAAGGAGAAAGGTTTTTCTTTAGGATATTTTGATGAGGAATATTTGAATAACTTTCCAATAGCTGTACTTAAAAAAGATAATGAAATTATAGCTTTTGCAAATATAATGGTAACTGAATCTAAAAGAGAAGCAGCAGTTGATCTTATGAGATATTTAAAATCATGTATCAGTGGAACTATGGAATATCTTTTTATCTATATAATACTTTGGGCTAAAAATGAAGGATATGAAAGGTTTAGTCTAGGAATGGCACCTCTTTCTGGAATGGAAAATAGAGATATTGCTCCTGTGTGGAATAAAATAGGATTATTTGTATTTAAAAATGGAGAAAGTTTTTATAATTTTCAAGGACTTAAATTATTTAAAAATAAATTTTATCCCCAATGGGAACCTAGATATATAGCATATTCAGGAGTTTTTTCACTTCCAAAAGTGCTTAAAGATGTGACATTGTTAATATCTGGTGGAGTCAAAGGGCTTATATCTAAATAA
- a CDS encoding Protein of uncharacterised function (DUF3298), with protein MKKMKSFFGLLLLVFLFISCENGKSTVKDNSNVEKLEYKENNEKYNYDVVIPQIKGIENEDISYLNLSLQESARIIIENLVGSADIGTKEAPIEAKMNYEIKENDFNILSLVITSYVYQGGAHGITTVETYNISKKDYSLLNYDVIFDENAEEYFNMKMNDIINKSKENNGSRYALNTEGKEVLFFENAEANVKNTSMYFEGNSVVFLYPHYEIAPYSSGMPIFKFDKKDIKKFVKIKI; from the coding sequence ATGAAAAAGATGAAGAGTTTTTTTGGATTGCTGTTGCTTGTTTTTCTTTTTATATCATGTGAAAATGGAAAGAGTACAGTTAAGGATAATTCCAATGTAGAAAAACTTGAGTATAAAGAAAATAATGAAAAATATAATTATGATGTTGTTATACCACAAATAAAAGGGATAGAGAATGAGGATATTTCTTATCTAAATCTTTCTCTTCAAGAAAGTGCAAGAATAATAATCGAAAACTTAGTTGGCTCAGCAGATATTGGAACAAAAGAAGCTCCAATAGAAGCAAAAATGAATTATGAAATAAAAGAAAATGATTTCAATATTCTTTCACTTGTTATTACTTCATATGTTTATCAAGGGGGAGCTCATGGAATTACTACTGTTGAAACATATAATATAAGTAAAAAAGATTATTCTCTACTTAACTATGATGTTATATTTGATGAAAACGCAGAAGAATATTTTAATATGAAAATGAATGATATTATAAATAAAAGTAAAGAGAATAATGGAAGCAGATATGCTTTAAATACAGAAGGTAAAGAAGTTTTATTCTTTGAAAATGCAGAGGCAAATGTAAAAAATACAAGCATGTATTTTGAAGGAAACAGTGTAGTTTTTCTTTATCCTCATTATGAAATAGCTCCATATTCAAGTGGAATGCCTATATTTAAATTTGATAAAAAGGATATAAAAAAATTCGTGAAGATAAAAATATAG
- the gsiB_7 gene encoding Glutathione-binding protein gsiB precursor yields MVKKLFMILLSCTILFSACSSDKAETTTKAVKEKLIIAQDGEPKSLDVHQGNDGFSLRANKLIYSRLVESDGDMNIIPGLAESWEQIDDKTMQFKLRKGVKFHNGYDFTAEDVKFSFDRMANSPRIAFVLPPIEKVEIVDDYTVNIVTKTPFGPLLAHLSHPALGIVSKKLITEDEQSFKEHPIGTGSYKFKEWVPGDSLTLEKNEDYFDKKNGLKYIVFKNIVEASNRTIGLETGEIDISISVSSVDENTIKNNPKLQLITKPSISYSYVGMNTQKTPLNDVRVRKAINYAVDKQAIVDVILNGSGKIATSPIAPGVFGFTDKTKNYEYNVEKARELMKEAGYENGFKTSILVFGGEANTQTAEILQAYLKEIGIDLRIDVVEVSAYWDATEKGRHDLFLGSWGVVTGDADYGLYAMYHSSAKGGAGNRDFYENPKVDELLDKAKMTTNPEERKNFMKKFNY; encoded by the coding sequence ATGGTTAAAAAATTATTTATGATTTTATTAAGCTGTACAATACTTTTTTCTGCCTGCTCAAGCGATAAAGCAGAAACTACAACAAAAGCTGTAAAAGAAAAACTTATAATAGCTCAAGACGGAGAACCTAAATCATTAGATGTTCACCAAGGTAATGATGGTTTTTCATTAAGAGCTAACAAACTTATTTATTCGAGATTGGTAGAATCAGATGGAGATATGAATATTATTCCTGGATTGGCAGAATCTTGGGAACAAATAGATGACAAGACTATGCAGTTCAAATTAAGAAAAGGAGTAAAATTCCACAATGGGTATGATTTTACTGCTGAAGATGTTAAATTTTCATTTGATAGAATGGCTAATTCTCCTAGAATAGCTTTTGTTCTTCCTCCAATTGAGAAAGTAGAAATTGTTGATGACTACACTGTGAATATTGTTACTAAAACACCATTTGGACCATTGCTTGCTCACCTTTCTCACCCTGCCTTAGGAATTGTAAGTAAAAAGCTTATTACTGAAGATGAGCAAAGTTTTAAAGAACACCCTATTGGTACTGGAAGTTATAAATTTAAAGAATGGGTACCTGGTGATAGTTTGACTCTTGAAAAAAATGAAGATTATTTTGATAAAAAAAATGGACTTAAATATATAGTATTTAAAAACATTGTAGAAGCTTCCAATAGAACTATTGGATTAGAAACTGGTGAAATAGACATCTCAATATCTGTAAGTTCAGTAGATGAAAATACTATAAAAAACAATCCTAAACTTCAGCTTATTACAAAGCCTTCTATTTCTTATTCATATGTTGGAATGAATACACAAAAAACTCCATTAAATGATGTAAGAGTTAGAAAAGCTATAAATTATGCTGTAGATAAACAAGCCATAGTTGATGTAATTCTTAATGGAAGTGGTAAAATAGCTACTTCACCTATTGCTCCAGGTGTCTTCGGATTTACTGACAAAACTAAAAATTATGAATATAATGTAGAAAAAGCTCGTGAATTAATGAAAGAAGCTGGATATGAAAATGGATTCAAAACAAGTATTTTAGTATTTGGAGGAGAAGCTAATACTCAAACTGCTGAAATACTTCAGGCTTATTTAAAAGAAATTGGCATTGATTTAAGAATAGATGTAGTAGAAGTAAGTGCTTACTGGGACGCAACAGAAAAAGGAAGGCATGACCTTTTCTTAGGTTCATGGGGAGTTGTAACTGGCGATGCAGACTATGGACTTTATGCAATGTACCATTCTTCTGCAAAAGGAGGAGCTGGTAACAGAGATTTTTATGAAAACCCGAAAGTTGATGAACTTTTAGATAAAGCTAAAATGACTACTAATCCTGAGGAAAGAAAAAACTTTATGAAGAAATTCAATTACTAA
- the sorC gene encoding Sor operon activator, with the protein MLDDNVKIQKMVEIAKMYYEENLTQNDIAKRLGVSRPLVSKMLADAREAGIVTIQIKSPFVSNEFLMEEIKKIYNIDGGMVIPQSDTDYLTDQVILNNIISYINNDLKKYKKFGLGWGKIISDLVQKLEISEKKIELEGYVCPLVGNISMPTKDFHSNELIRMFSQMTFLKPYYLFAPAFLATEQEKNLFMNIENYKDIKRLWEKLDVAILSIGNHPSVPDLATASRFGNNLQKEKAIGNILSYYYDINGKFITGDNDFSIEIPLTDLRKVEHVIGICSSKTSKEAIIGALKTKIITHLIIDEATAKEII; encoded by the coding sequence ATGTTAGATGATAATGTTAAAATTCAAAAAATGGTAGAAATAGCCAAAATGTATTATGAAGAGAACCTTACTCAAAATGACATAGCTAAAAGATTAGGTGTATCACGTCCTCTTGTAAGCAAAATGCTTGCTGACGCAAGAGAAGCTGGTATAGTTACTATTCAAATAAAATCTCCATTTGTAAGCAATGAATTTCTTATGGAAGAAATCAAAAAAATATATAATATTGATGGTGGAATGGTTATTCCTCAATCTGATACAGACTATCTTACAGATCAAGTAATATTAAATAATATAATATCATACATAAATAATGATTTGAAAAAATATAAAAAATTTGGACTTGGTTGGGGAAAAATTATTAGTGATCTTGTACAAAAACTTGAAATATCAGAAAAAAAGATTGAACTTGAAGGTTATGTATGTCCTTTAGTTGGTAATATTTCAATGCCTACCAAAGATTTTCATTCCAATGAGTTAATAAGAATGTTTTCTCAAATGACTTTTCTTAAACCATATTATCTTTTTGCTCCTGCATTTCTAGCCACTGAACAGGAGAAAAATCTGTTTATGAATATTGAAAATTATAAAGATATAAAAAGGTTATGGGAAAAACTTGATGTAGCTATTCTAAGTATTGGAAATCACCCATCAGTTCCTGATCTTGCTACAGCTTCAAGATTCGGAAATAATCTCCAAAAAGAAAAAGCTATTGGAAACATTCTTTCATATTATTATGACATAAATGGTAAATTCATAACTGGGGACAATGATTTCTCTATTGAAATTCCTTTAACAGATTTAAGAAAAGTAGAGCATGTAATAGGTATCTGTTCTTCAAAAACGAGTAAAGAAGCTATCATTGGAGCTTTAAAAACAAAGATCATAACTCATCTGATAATAGATGAAGCTACTGCTAAAGAAATAATATAG
- the sigH_3 gene encoding Stage 0 sporulation protein H, translating to MDNKKIKDAKNGDDKAFIEIFQSMKKIILYRTKKYFFYGGDKDDVMQEAMIGLFKAINAYDENKTASFKTFALLCIKRHLITTLKNSNSRKNKILNMAISLQAENESEPNITYAHQSFIFHSPEELCLGKEKMEYINKYLKTHLSPMENEIFEYLIAEMTYIEIAAITGRDVKSIDNCIQRIKKKLKNFILDY from the coding sequence ATGGACAACAAAAAAATTAAAGATGCAAAAAATGGTGATGACAAAGCTTTTATCGAAATTTTTCAGAGTATGAAAAAGATTATTCTCTACAGAACTAAGAAGTACTTCTTTTATGGTGGAGATAAAGATGATGTGATGCAAGAAGCAATGATTGGACTTTTCAAAGCTATTAATGCATATGATGAGAATAAAACAGCCTCTTTTAAAACCTTTGCACTATTGTGTATAAAGCGTCACCTAATAACTACTCTAAAAAACTCCAACTCCCGAAAAAATAAAATACTTAATATGGCTATTTCTCTTCAGGCAGAAAACGAAAGTGAACCCAATATAACATATGCTCATCAGTCTTTTATTTTTCATTCTCCAGAAGAGTTATGTCTTGGAAAAGAAAAAATGGAATATATCAATAAATATTTAAAAACCCATTTAAGCCCAATGGAAAATGAAATTTTTGAATATCTTATTGCTGAAATGACATATATTGAAATAGCAGCAATTACTGGAAGAGATGTGAAATCAATAGATAACTGTATTCAAAGAATAAAGAAAAAATTAAAAAATTTTATACTTGATTATTAA
- a CDS encoding ABC-type uncharacterized transport system, periplasmic component has product MKILIVTIYLSLITKVFSHPHVFFDASFLININQNTIQNISVDLSLDEMNTLVYQEELAPEKDGNVKKKIFIFLKM; this is encoded by the coding sequence ATGAAAATATTAATAGTAACTATTTATTTATCTTTAATAACTAAAGTATTTTCCCACCCTCATGTATTTTTTGATGCATCTTTTTTAATAAATATTAATCAAAATACAATTCAAAATATATCTGTTGATTTATCTCTTGATGAAATGAATACCTTAGTATATCAAGAAGAATTAGCTCCTGAAAAAGATGGGAATGTAAAAAAGAAAATATTCATTTTCTTAAAGATGTAA
- a CDS encoding 5'-nucleotidase → MGKLAEQVQFLIEIDKVKSILRQSIVLGDLNRRENDAEHSWHMALCAMTLKEYFSLGEVDMEKVLKLILIHDIVEIYAGDTPAFSDYNKQTKWRAELESAEKIYGMLPEEQEKEFMKLWLEFENMETKEAKFANTFDRFQGFIQNLTSDGHTWKKFSATKEMVLKRMSPIIEYAPQLFHEFVMPEVQKYIDKGIIRE, encoded by the coding sequence ATGGGAAAATTAGCAGAACAAGTTCAATTTTTAATAGAGATAGATAAAGTAAAAAGTATTTTAAGACAGTCTATTGTATTAGGAGATTTAAATAGAAGAGAAAATGATGCAGAACATAGTTGGCATATGGCTTTATGTGCAATGACTCTAAAAGAATATTTCAGTTTGGGTGAAGTAGACATGGAAAAAGTTCTTAAATTGATACTTATACATGACATTGTTGAAATATATGCTGGAGATACTCCTGCGTTCTCAGATTACAACAAACAGACTAAATGGCGTGCAGAATTAGAAAGTGCAGAAAAAATATATGGAATGCTTCCAGAAGAGCAGGAAAAAGAGTTCATGAAACTATGGCTTGAATTTGAAAATATGGAAACTAAAGAAGCAAAGTTTGCTAATACTTTTGATAGATTTCAGGGATTTATACAGAATCTTACTTCTGATGGACATACATGGAAGAAATTTAGTGCAACTAAGGAAATGGTACTGAAGAGAATGTCACCAATAATTGAGTATGCACCACAACTTTTTCATGAGTTTGTGATGCCAGAAGTACAAAAATATATTGATAAAGGGATTATAAGGGAATAA
- a CDS encoding heat-inducible protein, with protein sequence MKKIFIFLAALVLMVGCSSTPVKVEVPVEVSLKNVAGNEYTLTNLFAENNLTIGFDKEGRIFGFAGINRFFGKADINNGTINIGALATTKMAGPRDKMIVEDQYLTLLKNAKTIKEDGDKLILSNEKEEEMIFIKK encoded by the coding sequence ATGAAAAAAATATTTATCTTTTTAGCAGCTTTGGTGCTTATGGTGGGTTGTAGTTCTACACCAGTTAAAGTAGAAGTTCCTGTTGAGGTATCACTTAAAAATGTGGCTGGTAATGAATATACACTTACTAATCTTTTTGCAGAAAATAATCTGACTATAGGATTTGATAAAGAGGGAAGAATATTTGGATTTGCTGGAATAAATAGATTCTTTGGAAAAGCAGACATAAATAATGGAACTATAAATATAGGAGCTTTGGCTACAACTAAAATGGCTGGACCTAGAGATAAAATGATAGTTGAAGATCAATATCTTACTCTTTTGAAAAATGCAAAAACAATAAAAGAAGATGGGGATAAACTAATACTTAGTAACGAAAAAGAAGAGGAAATGATTTTTATAAAAAAATAG
- the cobB_2 gene encoding NAD-dependent deacetylase: protein MDKIREFAEIIKNSKYIVVFTGAGASTDSGLRDFRGKNGLYNDRSYMGYEPEEILSHDFFFSHRDIFDRYLIEKLSINDIKPNAGHKAIAELEKMGKVKAVITQNIDDLHQAAGSKNVLELHGTLKKWYCLSCGKIENTSFNCECGGIVRPQVTLYGEMLDEEITSKAISEIEKADTLVIIGTSLTVYPAAYYLNYFSGKSLVILNETPTSQDGKAQLVIRDNFSKVMIETMKFLNN from the coding sequence ATGGATAAGATAAGAGAATTTGCTGAAATAATAAAAAATAGTAAATATATAGTAGTATTTACAGGGGCTGGGGCTTCAACTGATTCTGGATTACGTGATTTTCGTGGTAAAAATGGACTTTATAATGATAGAAGCTATATGGGATATGAACCAGAGGAGATATTGAGCCATGATTTCTTTTTTTCACATAGAGATATTTTTGATAGATATCTTATAGAAAAATTATCTATAAATGATATAAAACCTAATGCTGGACATAAAGCAATAGCAGAGTTAGAAAAAATGGGGAAAGTGAAAGCTGTTATTACACAAAATATAGATGACCTTCATCAGGCAGCTGGAAGTAAAAATGTTCTGGAACTCCATGGAACACTAAAGAAATGGTATTGTCTGTCATGTGGGAAAATTGAAAATACATCTTTTAATTGTGAGTGTGGTGGAATAGTCAGACCACAAGTAACACTTTATGGGGAAATGCTTGATGAAGAAATTACATCTAAAGCTATAAGTGAAATAGAAAAAGCAGATACTTTGGTAATTATTGGTACAAGTTTAACAGTTTATCCAGCAGCATATTATTTGAATTATTTTTCTGGAAAAAGTCTTGTTATTTTGAATGAAACACCTACATCACAAGATGGAAAAGCTCAACTTGTAATAAGGGATAATTTCTCTAAAGTTATGATTGAAACTATGAAATTTCTCAACAATTAA
- the yvgN gene encoding Glyoxal reductase, which translates to MYKLRNGVEIPEIAFGTWKITDPEVCRKSVKFALETGYRHIDTAMIYKNEEFVGKGIKEFLAENKNIKREDFFITTKVWNSDQGYDSTLAAFELSLKKLALDYVDLYLIHWPNTPNMKTTIDTWKALEKLYKDKKVRAIGVCNFEIHHFEELLPEAEIIPMIDQIELHPLNQQLKSRAYCKDKGIIVESWSPLMQGNLENDVIEKIGKVHGKTVAQVILKWHLQSGLLPLPKSVTPSRIKENKDLNFVLSNEEMDTINALNKEERFATHPDNMSSGFEKLR; encoded by the coding sequence ATGTACAAATTAAGAAACGGTGTAGAAATACCAGAAATAGCTTTTGGGACTTGGAAAATTACTGATCCAGAAGTATGTAGAAAAAGTGTAAAATTTGCTTTGGAAACTGGATATAGACATATTGACACTGCAATGATATATAAAAATGAAGAATTTGTTGGAAAGGGAATTAAAGAATTTTTAGCTGAAAATAAGAATATCAAAAGAGAGGATTTTTTTATTACTACAAAAGTGTGGAATTCAGATCAAGGATATGATTCTACTTTAGCTGCTTTTGAGCTTTCTCTAAAAAAATTAGCTCTTGATTATGTAGATCTTTATCTTATTCATTGGCCTAATACTCCTAACATGAAAACTACTATTGATACTTGGAAAGCTCTTGAGAAACTTTATAAAGATAAAAAAGTAAGAGCTATTGGTGTCTGCAACTTTGAAATTCATCATTTTGAAGAACTGCTTCCAGAGGCAGAAATCATACCTATGATTGATCAGATAGAACTTCACCCATTAAATCAACAATTGAAGTCAAGAGCATACTGCAAAGATAAAGGTATTATAGTTGAATCTTGGAGTCCATTAATGCAAGGAAATCTTGAAAATGATGTTATTGAAAAAATTGGAAAAGTACATGGTAAAACTGTTGCACAGGTTATTCTTAAATGGCACCTTCAATCAGGACTTCTTCCACTACCAAAATCTGTAACTCCATCAAGAATAAAAGAAAACAAAGATCTAAACTTTGTTCTTTCTAATGAAGAAATGGATACTATCAATGCTCTAAATAAAGAGGAAAGATTTGCAACTCACCCAGATAATATGAGTTCTGGTTTTGAAAAATTAAGATAA
- the patB_2 gene encoding Cystathionine beta-lyase PatB, whose amino-acid sequence MKYNFDEIIDRSKTNSRKWNPEIYKNTYNGKTDLLPLWVADMDFKVAPAILDSLQAVLAHGILGYTAADEEYFQAIIDWNKNRKNVDLKKNG is encoded by the coding sequence ATGAAATATAATTTTGATGAAATAATTGATAGAAGCAAAACAAATTCTAGAAAATGGAATCCTGAAATATATAAAAATACATATAATGGAAAAACTGATCTGCTTCCTTTATGGGTAGCAGACATGGATTTCAAAGTTGCTCCAGCTATACTTGACAGCTTACAAGCTGTTCTTGCTCATGGTATACTTGGGTATACTGCAGCTGATGAAGAATATTTTCAAGCTATTATTGATTGGAATAAAAACAGAAAAAACGTAGATTTAAAAAAGAATGGATAA